The stretch of DNA ATGGGCTTCCCTCTTTTAAAAAAAGAGCTGGTTTAGCTGAATTTAGCACCTGCTGTTATACAGCCTGTAAAACTCTGCTTAATGATTGATACGGTAGTGCTTATAGCCACTTATTACCAGATGATTGTAAGCTCTAAAGCTATCTGTGTAGACTACTGAATCAAGCTTAATTTTACTTTTTACGATGGCTAGGAGCGTTTCCGATGAAGAATTTGGGATGAGTTGAGGATAGATTTTACCATTGCGTTTTAAAATGCCAAAAACAGGTATCTTATTCTCTGAACCTCTCTCTTTCCCTTTGTGATGCTTACCACCCAAATAACTCTCATCAAGTTCTAATTCACCTTCAAAGCCATTTTGGGCTTCACAATAGTCAACGATTTTCTCTCTAAAAAGCTTGTAATATCGATTTATTGTAACTCTGCTGATTTTCAGGATTTCAGCTACTTGAGTAGCTGTTAAATCTTTAGAAAAGTAAAAAATGATTTTTCTTATTTTGTATTAGCTTAATTTGCTGTATTTAAACATATTTCAATCCTATCATGAATTAAGTTTTCTTATTTAGCCCCTTATTTTTATATTTTCTTGATACCCATTATTCAATTGTAGAATGTATACTACAATTTATCAGTCAAATTCTACAAAAATATTTAAAGGAATTGACATTATTGCCTATAACTTTTATTATTTAGTTATTCAAATTAGTAAATATATTGGTTGGTAGTAATGTTAGAAACATCAAAAAGTTTAATTTTGAGTATAATGCAAACCTTAGTGATATTTATAGAAACAATTTTGCCAATTATTGCTATAATATGGCTTGCCCTTTTAGGTAATTGGGATATTATAATTACTGGTACATTAACACTTGTGTTTGCCCCATTTTTAATTGGTATTTTTTTATCACCTGTTTTAGCAACATTAACATTTTTTATGAAAATATTAAATTTGGAAATTTTAACTTATATATTTATTTTGCTTGGAAACTTATACACCTTGATTGTGATGGCAGGATGGGGGCTCTATGTGTTAAATATGTTTACGAAAATGAGTTCGCACCCCAGTGAGTTTGTGCCTATTTGTATAGTATGCTTCACATTATCAACAGCACCATTTATGTTTATGGCACTAAAAGAAGACAATATTTTAAGTGAAAACATTGCAATTATTTCTGTGTTTGCTTTTAAGATAGCATATTTGTTTTTGCTAATAGACTTATTTGGCTTTAGTATGAACATTAAAAATGCACTTATTATACCGAGTTGCATAATGATGTTAACACTTATCATTATAACTACTATTAAAGTGAAATTTATTAGAGAATATTTTAGTTAATGTTACTGTTTAAGAATATCGTATTTTCTTTCTAGTCTTCAAGTTTCATTCTCAAAATTCATCGATTTAAATATACATTAGCATCAGCATTATTAGGCTTTAATTGAATAACTTTAGTATAATCCTCAATCGCACCTTTATAATCTTGGGTTTCTATTTTTTCATTACCACTCTTAAAATACACACTTGAATCTCTAGGATTTAGCTCAACAGCTTTGTCGTATTTTGCCATTGAAACCATTTTTTATTTCTGTAAAAAAGTCTTGAGATACACTTAAAAAAAACTATACGGATAATTAGTATATATTACGATACTTTCTTTTTTCTGTCATTTTCATATCCTCCTGCATTGAGAGCTTATACTTCAATAAAAATCCACTAAGAACCAATTTCCTTATTTAAAGCTTGGAATTTTTTTATTGCCTTAATTACTCGTATATATCCTTTTTTATCGCCATTTTGCAAAAATAAATTTTTAGAATGTTTAAGGTCGTTAATAGCACCGGCATAGTCTTTTAAATCTGCTTTTGCAAACCCTCTGGCGGCATAAGCATCGCTATAATTAGGATTTAATTCAATAGCTTTAGTAAAATCATTAGTTGCATTTTTATAATCTTCAATTTTTGCTTTCTCAAGCCCTCTAAAGTAATATGCATCAGCCTTATTTGGGTTTAATTCAATAACTTTATCAAAATCCTTAATCGCACCTTTAGCATCTCTAAGGGCTGCCTTTGCAATTCCACGACTAGAATATATATCAATATTTTCAGAATTTAATTCAATAGCTTTATCAAAATCTTTAATCGCACCTGCGTAATCATTAAGTTTTAATTTTGCAAGCCCTCTACCAACGTATGCCATAGCAAACTTAGAATCAAGTTCAACAGCTTTGTTAAAATCATTTATAGAACTTTTGTAATTTTTTAGTGCTACTCTTGTAATTCCTCGTTGAAAATATAAAAAATTAATGTTTTGATTCAACTTTAGAGCTTTATTAAAATCTTTAAGCGCACCACTATTATCTTCTATTTCTACTTTTGCAAGTCCTCTACCAACATATGCCATAGTAAACTTAGAATTAAGTTCAACAGCTTTGTTAAAATCATTTATAGCATTTTCATAATCATTCAATTTTGCTTTTGCAATTCCTCTATAAGAATACGCTAAAAAGTCATCAGGTTTAAATTCAATAGCTTTATTATAATCTTCAATTGCACCTGCGTAATCATTAAGTTCAGACTTTATGATTCCTCTATTCAAATATGTATTAGCATTATTAGGATTCAATTCAACAGATTTGTTATAATCTTTTAGTGCATTTTTGTAATCTTTAATCTGTGCACTTGCAAAGCCTCTATCATAGTAGGCTTTAGGGTCATTAGGATTTAGTTTAACAAATTCATTATATTTTGTCATAGAGTCTTGACTGTGAACTTCTGCACAAAATCCTTGCAAAAAGAGCATAAAAATAATTGTACATATGATTTTTGATTTTTTTATCATTTTAGCACCCTCACTATTTATAAAACTTATTTTATTACAAAAATTTAAAATAAGATAAACATATTAGAACATCATACTTAAAATTATATGATTTGTAAAAGAACGAAATTTATCTTAAAAATTCAACTTGACTTTTTGGTATAATTATTAGTTGTATTTTTACAAACAAACAGCTCCTTTTAGAATGGTTTTTTAAAATAATGTGTTGGCATATATTGCTTTTTGCTTTTTCTTCTTTAATATATTTATCAATAAAATTTTTGAACTTATTCTCTTGTTCTACTGCCTCTTTCTCAAAATCGTCTTTCAAGTCTTATAAAGCTAACTGATTTTGTACAACCCTGTAAATAATATCTGCAAAAATACTAGGATTAATAATATTAAATAACCCTTGTACGATGTTTTTTCAATATTGTATATCTAGTTCCGTTCAGTTATATATCAATCTACTGTAAAAAATCTAAAATTTTCAA from Candidatus Gastranaerophilales bacterium encodes:
- a CDS encoding tetratricopeptide repeat protein; the protein is MAKYDKAVELNPRDSSVYFKSGNEKIETQDYKGAIEDYTKVIQLKPNNADANVYLNR
- a CDS encoding tetratricopeptide repeat protein, with amino-acid sequence MIKKSKIICTIIFMLFLQGFCAEVHSQDSMTKYNEFVKLNPNDPKAYYDRGFASAQIKDYKNALKDYNKSVELNPNNANTYLNRGIIKSELNDYAGAIEDYNKAIEFKPDDFLAYSYRGIAKAKLNDYENAINDFNKAVELNSKFTMAYVGRGLAKVEIEDNSGALKDFNKALKLNQNINFLYFQRGITRVALKNYKSSINDFNKAVELDSKFAMAYVGRGLAKLKLNDYAGAIKDFDKAIELNSENIDIYSSRGIAKAALRDAKGAIKDFDKVIELNPNKADAYYFRGLEKAKIEDYKNATNDFTKAIELNPNYSDAYAARGFAKADLKDYAGAINDLKHSKNLFLQNGDKKGYIRVIKAIKKFQALNKEIGS